In Anopheles gambiae chromosome 2, idAnoGambNW_F1_1, whole genome shotgun sequence, a single window of DNA contains:
- the LOC1273439 gene encoding cell cycle checkpoint control protein RAD9B, protein MNFVLPGANVKMLARAVNCFSKIGNELYFEATPDGLDLKTINSTNTAYAVVQFRRDFFISFQQGSSDTPDENCCKISVKPILKIFKSLATIQTCKIWLEVNQSKIIFQFRCKSDVLKTHKIFLLESEHINSLNLSQTFPSEIVGNHKVFSNILVHLYHSVDEISFDLNEDKTIVSNYVDNEQADRSTLRSTLSIDSSAFQAYQLAGKANLIFCYKEFKAITMFAALNKLNVRMSFSAPGSPLMLEMSKGEVVHAKFIMGTMKPSAQLTSRRAHRRKGIDRNASNRSVAMDSEAINTYLTEDITSDGGNTAASHAHAQRDRSSQNVVSQPNPTPHRDNSVLRNETDGNAVIRSERTHRPAEESSVRLLRPSRLSAVAPSASPAGAPSSEALFGLEKNTENLPFLEGLNFPQQTTNAQPLDRLDSIPTLTDDSFSIPGNNRPASQPRIEQATSNLSAVRSTDSMFSRKRPQAESSPPQHEPATTPGDGRRQAKPADDSVPESPDVIEERKRKQAKLRHIFRRCFEPTFNPAFQPGCSQLFAPNSDSEEEEQDNTST, encoded by the exons ATGAATTTCGTTCTACCCGGTGCTAACGTGAAAA TGCTGGCACGTGCTGTCAACTGCTTCTCCAAAATCGGCAACGAGCTGTACTTCGAGGCCACCCCGGACGGGCTCGATCTGAAAACGATCAACTCCACCAACACGGCGTACGCGGTCGTACAGTTTCGGCGCGACTTTTTCATCAGCTTCCAGCAGGGCAGCTCGGACACGCCGGATGAAAACTGCTGCAAGATATCGGTCAAACCAATACTGAAGATTTTCAAGAGCCTCGCCACG ATACAAACGTGCAAAATTTGGCTGGAGGTGAACCAATCGAAGATCATATTCCAGTTCCGCTGCAAGTCGGACGTGCTGAAGACGCACAAAATCTTTCTCCTGGAAAGCGAACACATCAACTCGCTCAATCTGTCCCAAACGTTCCCGAGCGAAATCGTCGGCAATCACAAAGTGTTCAGCAACATCCTGGTGCATCTGTACCACTCGGTCGATGAAATTTCGTTCGACCTGAACGAGGACAAAACGATCGTCTCCAACTACGTCGACAACGAGCAGGCCGATCGTTCCACGCTCCGCTCGACGCTCTCGATCGATTCGTCCGCCTTCCAGGCGTACCAGCTGGCCGGCAAGGCGAACCTTATCTTTTGCTACAAAGAGTTCAAAGCGATCACGATGTTTGCCGCACTGAACAAGCTGAACGTGCGCATGAGCTTTTCCGCGCCCGGCTCACCGCTCATGCTGGAGATGAGCAAGGGCGAGGTGGTGCATGCCAAGTTCATCATGGGCACGATGAAACCCTCCGCCCAGCTGACCAGCCGTCGGGCCCATCGGCGAAAAGGGATCGATCGCAACGCGTCCAACCGCTCCGTTGCTATGGACAGTGAAGCAATCAACACGTACCTAACCGAAGACATTACCAGCGATGGTGGCAACACGGCCGCATCGCATGCTCACGCCCAGCGGGATCGATCGTCGCAGAACGTCGTTTCCCAACCGAATCCAACGCCACACCGTGACAACAGTGTGCTACGCAACGAAACGGACGGCAATGCGGTAATACGCAGCGAACGTACGCATCGACCCGCGGAAGAGAGCTCGGTACGCCTGCTGCGACCATCACGGTTAAGTGCGGTCGCACCAAGTGCCTCCCCCGCTGGTGCACCTTCCTCCGAGGCGCTGTTCGGGCTGGAAAAGAACACGGAAAATCTTCCCTTCCTCGAGGGCTTAAACTTTCCACAGCAAACTACAAACGCACAGCCGCTCGACCGGCTCGACTCGATACCTACCCTGACGGATGATTCATTTTCCATCCCGGGAAACAACCGACCAGCGTCGCAGCCACGGATCGAACAGGCCACCAGCAATCTGTCCGCCGTACGGAGCACCGATTCCATGTTTTCCCGCAAACGACCCCAGGCGGAAAGTTCACCACCCCAGCATGAACCAGCGACGACACCGGGCGATGGGCGCAGGCAGGCAAAACCGGCCGACGATAGTGTCCCCGAGTCACCGGACGTGATTGAGGAGCGAAAGCGAAAGCAGGCCAAGCTGCGCCACATCTTCCGCCGTTGCTTCGAGCCAACGTTCAATCCCGCCTTTCAGCCCGGCTGTAGCCAACTCTTTGCGCCCAACTCGGACtccgaggaggaggagcaggacaACACGAGCACGTGA
- the LOC11175836 gene encoding nucleolin isoform X2, producing the protein MKVTFLLELLLILIIIAFAASKPVSDEGRNAHKGTLISRQAAEDLAGAVAPVDGAPVVPVAPAAGGDDDDDDDDDSDEFDLGDDDDSAEDDDDDADDDDDDEEDIIGSVEDEIDDDDDDDDDDDDDEVAAPVAPAAVVDQQKQTANQVAPAAAAAAAEDDDDDDDDDDEEDDALSFFGDDLLGAFDDDDDDDDDDDDDDDDDEDTVAAVQPAVQAAAAVAQPVAQAAAEPVAQVAAAAPAAAKKTKKKVAAQNTQALLDLADAAAAQNEVDSSAVKKPAEELDVNSEVNKIAESLTSQGGAGDSATEPAVEEDGEEEEYDEDSPEKPVTVTKPEKKPATGDDDDYLSALVGDDDDDDDDDDDDDSEETPAGAAAAAATGQKEDQQQQQAAAEADDDAEDDDDDDDDDDSDELIDESAVEDIAESDV; encoded by the exons ATGAAAGTCACATTCCTGTTGGAGCTATTACTAATTCTGATCATCATCGCATTTGCTGCCTCCAAACCGGTCAGCGATG AGGGACGAAATGCACACAAAGGCACGCTCATCTCGCGACAGGCGGCCGAAGATCTGGCTGGAGCAGTAGCACCGGTTGATGGCGCACCAGTGGTTCCCGTTGCCCCGGCTGCCGGCggtgatgacgacgacgacgatgacgacgattcCGATGAGTTCGATctcggcgacgacgacgattcgGCCgaagacgacgatgacgatgcggacgacgatgatgacgacgaggaAGACATCATCG GATCGGTCGAGGATGAGatcgacgacgatgacgacgatgatgatgatgacgatgatgatgaggtaGCGGCACCGGTGGCCCCGGCGGCGGTTGTCGACCAGCAGAAGCAGACGGCCAACCAGGTGGCAccggcggctgcggcggccgctgctgaggacgacgatgacgacgatgatgacgatgatgaggaGGACGATGCGCTGTCTTTTTTTGGTGATGACCTCCTAGGCGCCttcgacgatgacgacgacgatgacgacgatgatgacgatgatgatgacgacgatgaggatACGGTTGCCGCCGTCCAGCCCGCCGTCcaggccgccgccgccgtcgcccAGCCCGTCGCCCAGGCCGCCGCCGAACCGGTGGCCCAGGTCGCTGCCGCCGCCCCGGCCGCCGccaagaagacgaagaagaaggtgGCCGCCCAGAACACGCAGGCCCTGCTGGATCTGGCCGATGCGGCCGCGGCCCAGAACGAGGTGGACAGCAGCGCGGTGAAGAAGCCGGCCGAGGAGCTGGACGTGAACAGCGAGGTGAACAAGATTGCGGAATCGCTCACCAGCCAGGGAGGCGCAGGGGACAGCGCGACCGAGCCGGCGGTCGAGGAGGAcggagaggaggaggagtacgACGAGGACTCGCCAGAAAAG CCCGTAACCGTGACGAAACCGGAGAAGAAACCGGCGACCGGAGACGATGACGACTACCTGTCCGCCCTGGTcggcgacgatgacgatgacgacgacgacgacgatgacgatgacagCGAGGAGACGCCAGCCggcgcagcggcagcagccgcCACCGGCCAGAAGgaggaccagcagcagcagcaggcggccGCGGAAGCGGACGATGACGCGgaagacgacgatgacgacgatgacgatgacgacagCGACGAGCTGATCGACGAGAGCGCGGTGGAGGACATTGCCGAGTCGGACGTGTGA
- the LOC11175836 gene encoding coiled-coil domain-containing protein 1 isoform X1, translating to MKVTFLLELLLILIIIAFAASKPVSDEGRNAHKGTLISRQAAEDLAGAVAPVDGAPVVPVAPAAGGDDDDDDDDDSDEFDLGDDDDSAEDDDDDADDDDDDEEDIIGSVEDEIDDDDDDDDDDDDDEVAAPVAPAAVVDQQKQTANQVAPAAAAAAAEDDDDDDDDDDEEDDALSFFGDDLLGAFDDDDDDDDDDDDDDDDDEDTVAAVQPAVQAAAAVAQPVAQAAAEPVAQVAAAAPAAAKKTKKKVAAQNTQALLDLADAAAAQNEVDSSAVKKPAEELDVNSEVNKIAESLTSQGGAGDSATEPAVEEDGEEEEYDEDSPEKVQTQNTNNNKVDVVANAPAQPVTVTKPEKKPATGDDDDYLSALVGDDDDDDDDDDDDDSEETPAGAAAAAATGQKEDQQQQQAAAEADDDAEDDDDDDDDDDSDELIDESAVEDIAESDV from the exons ATGAAAGTCACATTCCTGTTGGAGCTATTACTAATTCTGATCATCATCGCATTTGCTGCCTCCAAACCGGTCAGCGATG AGGGACGAAATGCACACAAAGGCACGCTCATCTCGCGACAGGCGGCCGAAGATCTGGCTGGAGCAGTAGCACCGGTTGATGGCGCACCAGTGGTTCCCGTTGCCCCGGCTGCCGGCggtgatgacgacgacgacgatgacgacgattcCGATGAGTTCGATctcggcgacgacgacgattcgGCCgaagacgacgatgacgatgcggacgacgatgatgacgacgaggaAGACATCATCG GATCGGTCGAGGATGAGatcgacgacgatgacgacgatgatgatgatgacgatgatgatgaggtaGCGGCACCGGTGGCCCCGGCGGCGGTTGTCGACCAGCAGAAGCAGACGGCCAACCAGGTGGCAccggcggctgcggcggccgctgctgaggacgacgatgacgacgatgatgacgatgatgaggaGGACGATGCGCTGTCTTTTTTTGGTGATGACCTCCTAGGCGCCttcgacgatgacgacgacgatgacgacgatgatgacgatgatgatgacgacgatgaggatACGGTTGCCGCCGTCCAGCCCGCCGTCcaggccgccgccgccgtcgcccAGCCCGTCGCCCAGGCCGCCGCCGAACCGGTGGCCCAGGTCGCTGCCGCCGCCCCGGCCGCCGccaagaagacgaagaagaaggtgGCCGCCCAGAACACGCAGGCCCTGCTGGATCTGGCCGATGCGGCCGCGGCCCAGAACGAGGTGGACAGCAGCGCGGTGAAGAAGCCGGCCGAGGAGCTGGACGTGAACAGCGAGGTGAACAAGATTGCGGAATCGCTCACCAGCCAGGGAGGCGCAGGGGACAGCGCGACCGAGCCGGCGGTCGAGGAGGAcggagaggaggaggagtacgACGAGGACTCGCCAGAAAAGGTACAAACTCAAAACACGAATAACAATAAAGTTGACGTTGTTGCGAACGCTCCAGCTCAGCCCGTAACCGTGACGAAACCGGAGAAGAAACCGGCGACCGGAGACGATGACGACTACCTGTCCGCCCTGGTcggcgacgatgacgatgacgacgacgacgacgatgacgatgacagCGAGGAGACGCCAGCCggcgcagcggcagcagccgcCACCGGCCAGAAGgaggaccagcagcagcagcaggcggccGCGGAAGCGGACGATGACGCGgaagacgacgatgacgacgatgacgatgacgacagCGACGAGCTGATCGACGAGAGCGCGGTGGAGGACATTGCCGAGTCGGACGTGTGA